The following proteins are encoded in a genomic region of Spirosoma sp. SC4-14:
- a CDS encoding DNA polymerase III subunit gamma/tau — protein MENFVVSARKYRPATFDTVVGQEHITTTLQNAIKTNHLASAFLFCGPRGVGKTTCARILAKTINCQNLTAEGEACDTCESCVSFNQSASFNIHELDAASNNSVEDIRNLIDQVRYPPQSGKYKIYIIDEVHMLSSAAFNAFLKTLEEPPSYAIFILATTEKHKILPTILSRCQIFDFNRIQPQHIATHLAKIAEKEGITAESEALDLIAQKADGGLRDALSMFDLNVTFATDRIIRYKEVLDNLHILDYDYYFKLTDLLLAGNLPQSLLTIDEILRKGFDGHQFVVGLCRHFRDLLVCKDAATVQLLQVTENVRRQYLDQSARAPMSFLLSALSLGGQCDMNYKQAKDQRLHIELWQMKLANLRNLLNWESLPELPLNGSPHGDRPTGNQPVDEKKNASRPASEQPSARSGSQLTESQPLTSEPVNQYQAEKTVSNTNGALPNGAVHRNGTAATVLAPTGVSTTPPKPPIPPPTRPANSRLRPTVPLVSSAAQAAVATTEEVVVAAPVRVDKPFSFDDLQDAWSTFARLRKQQNDITSEQVVLNRELTLNGTTVHLTLDNTLQVDFLTELKPDLLGYLRKELQNSQIQIEHKVVIQEVKKMIYSSLDKFNYMAEKNPALHELRRVLNLEVDY, from the coding sequence ATGGAAAATTTCGTGGTCTCGGCCCGCAAGTACCGTCCTGCTACCTTCGACACGGTTGTTGGGCAGGAGCATATTACTACCACACTTCAGAACGCTATCAAGACCAACCATTTAGCGTCGGCGTTTTTGTTTTGTGGACCGCGAGGAGTTGGTAAAACAACCTGCGCCCGAATTCTGGCCAAGACAATCAATTGCCAAAACCTGACCGCCGAAGGCGAAGCCTGCGACACCTGCGAATCGTGTGTGAGCTTCAATCAGAGTGCGTCATTTAATATTCATGAGCTGGATGCAGCTTCGAACAACTCCGTTGAAGATATCCGGAACCTGATCGATCAGGTCCGCTATCCGCCCCAGTCAGGAAAATACAAGATCTATATCATCGATGAGGTTCATATGCTCTCGTCGGCGGCTTTCAATGCGTTTCTAAAAACGCTGGAAGAACCCCCCTCCTACGCGATTTTCATTCTGGCAACTACAGAAAAACACAAAATCCTGCCAACAATTCTGTCGCGTTGCCAGATCTTCGATTTTAACCGGATTCAGCCGCAACACATCGCCACTCACCTGGCCAAAATTGCCGAAAAAGAAGGCATAACGGCCGAATCGGAAGCGCTGGACCTGATTGCTCAGAAAGCCGATGGCGGGCTAAGGGATGCCTTGTCGATGTTCGACCTGAATGTTACGTTTGCTACCGACCGGATCATTCGCTACAAGGAAGTGCTCGATAATCTGCACATCCTCGATTACGACTATTATTTTAAACTGACCGATTTGCTGCTGGCAGGCAACCTACCGCAAAGCCTGCTCACGATCGACGAAATCCTGCGTAAAGGATTCGATGGCCATCAGTTTGTGGTGGGCCTATGCCGCCACTTCCGCGATCTGCTGGTTTGTAAAGATGCGGCAACCGTGCAACTGCTACAGGTAACCGAAAACGTACGGCGGCAATACCTCGATCAATCAGCGCGGGCACCAATGTCGTTCCTGCTGTCGGCACTTAGCCTGGGCGGCCAGTGCGACATGAACTACAAACAGGCTAAGGACCAGCGGCTGCATATAGAACTGTGGCAGATGAAACTGGCTAACCTCCGCAATCTGCTCAACTGGGAAAGTTTGCCAGAGTTGCCACTTAATGGCTCCCCACATGGAGATCGACCTACAGGTAACCAGCCGGTAGACGAAAAAAAAAACGCCAGTCGCCCAGCCAGCGAACAGCCGTCAGCCCGTAGTGGTAGCCAGCTAACAGAAAGTCAGCCGCTCACCAGCGAACCTGTTAATCAGTATCAGGCCGAAAAAACCGTTTCTAACACAAACGGAGCTTTGCCAAACGGGGCTGTTCATCGGAATGGTACGGCGGCTACAGTTTTAGCTCCTACCGGGGTTTCTACAACACCGCCCAAACCGCCCATTCCCCCACCAACACGTCCGGCCAATAGCCGTCTGCGCCCTACGGTTCCGCTGGTTAGCAGTGCGGCACAGGCAGCAGTAGCAACTACCGAAGAGGTTGTAGTTGCTGCGCCCGTTCGCGTTGACAAACCGTTTAGCTTCGATGATCTACAGGATGCCTGGTCGACATTTGCCCGGCTTCGTAAACAACAGAATGACATTACGTCGGAACAAGTTGTCCTGAATCGGGAGTTAACCCTTAACGGCACCACCGTTCACTTAACACTCGACAACACGTTGCAAGTCGATTTTCTGACCGAACTCAAACCCGATTTGCTGGGCTATCTACGCAAAGAGCTTCAGAACAGCCAGATTCAGATCGAACACAAAGTGGTGATTCAGGAAGTGAAGAAAATGATTTATAGCTCGCTCGATAAATTCAACTACATGGCCGAAAAAAATCCGGCCCTGCACGAGCTACGAAGGGTATTGAATCTGGAAGTTGACTATTAG